The Mastomys coucha isolate ucsf_1 unplaced genomic scaffold, UCSF_Mcou_1 pScaffold14, whole genome shotgun sequence genome window below encodes:
- the Arl4c gene encoding ADP-ribosylation factor-like protein 4C → MGNISSNISAFQSLHIVMLGLDSAGKTTVLYRLKFNEFVNTVPTIGFNTEKIKLSNGTAKGISCHFWDVGGQEKLRPLWKSYSRCTDGIIYVVDSVDVDRLEEAKTELHKVTKFAENQGTPLLVIANKQDLPKSLPVAEIEKQLALHELIPATTYHVQPACAIIGEGLTEGMDKLYEMILKRRKSLKQKKKR, encoded by the coding sequence ATGGGCAACATCTCCTCCAACATCTCGGCCTTCCAGTCTCTGCACATCGTTATGCTGGGCTTGGACTCGGCCGGCAAGACCACGGTGCTCTACCGGCTCAAGTTCAACGAGTTCGTGAACACGGTGCCCACCATCGGCTTCAACACCGAGAAGATCAAACTGAGCAACGGCACTGCCAAGGGCATCAGCTGCCACTTCTGGGACGTGGGCGGCCAGGAGAAGCTACGGCCGCTGTGGAAGTCCTACAGCCGCTGCACGGACGGCATCATCTACGTGGTGGATTCGGTGGACGTGGACCGGCTGGAGGAGGCCAAGACAGAGCTGCACAAGGTGACCAAGTTTGCCGAGAACCAGGGCACACCGCTGCTGGTCATCGCCAACAAGCAGGACCTGCCCAAGTCGCTACCGGTGGCCGAGATTGAGAAGCAACTGGCGCTGCACGAGCTCATACCGGCCACCACCTACCATGTCCAGCCGGCGTGCGCCATCATCGGCGAGGGCCTCACCGAGGGCATGGACAAGCTGTATGAGATGATCCTGAAACGCAGGAAGTCTCTCAAGCAGAAGAAGAAGCGGTAA